The following proteins are encoded in a genomic region of Montipora foliosa isolate CH-2021 chromosome 8, ASM3666993v2, whole genome shotgun sequence:
- the LOC137968678 gene encoding uncharacterized protein, whose translation MDLEGPLYLKERCKAWFVVFTCMTVRAIHFEIVTSLSVEALIQALQRFMNRRGVPQLCISDHGTNFVAAAKWVREKNLNMKWQFVVERGPWWGGVWERLVGVVKGLLHRSLGQAVLSWEELVTTLTEVEKVINRRPVTYLWESSEPGGGVPIPLCPEQFLLPPRTDGKEEEKELNVSKEFQQRKKWLSSLNDLWKKEYLHQVLGCQGEVWTTQPNPLKEREVVLVADDREKRFNWKMGVVQQLVVGRDGRCRAAVVKVKSGLLRRPIRKLYKLEICAETDNLPRITSSPVSSNVDDDDEMQNRTVELMDGEEDAAEGEVPPPRRTRSGREVVRPHRFRDN comes from the coding sequence ATGGATCTAGAAGGACCTCTCTACCTTAAGGAGAGATGCAAAGCCTGGTTCGTTGTGTTCACATGCATGACAGTTAGAGCCATCCATTTCgagattgtgacgtcattgtCTGTAGAAGCTTTGATTCAGGCCTTGCAGAGGTTTATGAACAGACGAGGTGTTCCACAGCTATGTATAAGTGACCATGGAACAAACTTCGTGGCTGCAGCCAAGTGGGTGAGAGAGAAAAATCTGAACATGAAGTGGCAGTTTGTGGTTGAACGAGGACCTTggtggggaggagtctgggaGAGATTAGTGGGCGTTGTCAAGGGACTTCTACACCGCTCGTTGGGCCAAGCTGTGCTTTCCTGGGAGGAATTGGTAACCACCCTAACTGAGGTAGAGAAAGTTATCAACCGCCGGCCTGTCACTTACCTGTGGGAATCGAGTGAACCAGGTGGTGGAGTGCCTATCCCTTTGTGTCCTGAACAGTTCCTTTTGCCACCCCGTACAGATggtaaagaagaagaaaaagaactgaATGTCTCAAAGGAATTTCAACAGAGGAAGAAGTGGTTGTCTTCTCTGAACGACCTTTGGAAGAAAGAATACTTACATCAGGTGCTGGGATGCCAAGGGGAAGTTTGGACTACTCAACCAAATCCGTTGAAAGAAAGAGAGGTTGTACTGGTGGCTGATGACAGAGAGAAACGCTTTAATTGGAAGATGGGTGTTGTTCAACAACTCGTTGTGGGTCGTGATGGGAGATGCCGAGCAGCTGTTGTTAAAGTGAAGTCCGGATTATTGAGACGACCGATTCGCAAGCTGtacaagttggaaatctgtGCTGAAACAGACAATCTCCCTCGGATTACAAGTTCCCCTGTGAGTtctaatgttgatgatgatgatgaaatgcAGAACCGTACGGTCGAGTTGATGGACGGAGAGGAAGATGCAGCTGAAGGGGAAGTTCCACCTCCGAGAAGAACCCGAAGTGGAAGAGAGGTCGTTCGTCCTCACCGCTTTAGGGACAATTGA
- the LOC137968679 gene encoding uncharacterized protein, which translates to MLERDLELEVKNNIKRNETGKFVVSWPWKPQARKNVALNRVVSETRLRRMVKRMTPEEYAAYDNQLKILLQEGHIEQLPRNCIPQSYLPHRGVVKPDHETTKLRIVHDASAKSEGGLSLNDVLEKGPNLLPLLWGILLRFRVGKVGVVGDLEKAFLQLMLEEKDRNVCCFLWLNPQGEIEEYRYRKVIFGAKSSPFLLQAVLKYHLEGFVGESQIASQLLRNLHMDDPVNSVENTEKAREFWHEAVNIFKDGGFNLRKFRSNDEVLLHEIADGQVQQFHKVLGVSWDLKSDELLPLAGVDDIMPKTLTKREVLSLLSKIYDPSGLVSPVVTPLKIIVQDLWKEKVGWDEEVNQEFRSRVGEALKGFSGGNHLRINRWLGVTPSLQEYTRVSLHVFTDASSRAYAAAAYLQVTDAEEKVTVNLVASKCRLAPPNGEIIPRLELLGALLGARLLNSLRKEYKDFLKIDAEFLWSDSSVVLAWINQGPRVGGVFVANRVEEITAVGGVWSWVPTDENPADLPTRGTTVSQLSVRKIWWNGPYWLNGPETEWPKHPRDDINVTMGMMAITDSPKPEYLEDIVDPQRTSKYLRTLKSVGWILRWRKSTKNTQTLLTLEELKDAKSVILKQVQTKFFWEELKALESGQSVHKQSSLMSLHPFVEDRLIRMGAAYSRLKQPLRNSIPSLLRSVVSSTS; encoded by the coding sequence ATGTTGGAACGAGATCTTGAACTGGAAGTGAAGAACAACATTAAGCGTAATGAAACTGGCAAGTTTGTTGTGTCGTGGCCCTGGAAGCCTCAAGCGCGGAAAAACGTAGCTCTGAATAGAGTCGTCAGTGAAACAAGGCTTCGTCGAATGGTGAAAAGGATGACACCCGAGGAGTATGCGGCATATGACAATCAGTTAAAGATTCTCCTACAAGAGGGTCACATTGAGCAGTTACCGAGGAACTGTATTCCTCAATCTTATCTTCCACACCGGGGCGTTGTTAAGCCGGATCACGAGACAACTAAATTGCGCATAGTTCATGATGCATCAGCCAAGTCTGAGGGCGGCCTTTCACTTAATGATGTCCTCGAGAAAGGACCAAATCTTTTACCGCTACTGTGGGGCATACTTCTCCGCTTCCGTGTTGGCAAGGTCGGTGTCGTGGGTGATCTTGAGAAAGCTTTTCTGCAGTTGATGCTTGAGGAGAAAGACCGGAATGTTTGTTGTTTCTTGTGGCTTAATCCCCAGGGAGAAATTGAAGAGTATAGATACAGAAAGGTAATCTTTGGGGCAAAATCATCACCATTTCTACTGCAGGCAGTCCTAAAGTACCATTTAGAGGGTTTTGTTGGCGAATCGCAGATTGCTTCTCAACTTCTCCGTAACCTCCATATGGATGACCCTGTGAACTCTGTGGAGAACACTGAGAAAGCTAGGGAGTTTTGGCACGAGGCAGTCAACATATTTAAAGACGGTGGTTTCAACCTGCGGAAATTCCGATCCAATGATGAAGTTCTGCTCCATGAGATTGCAGATGGTCAAGTGCAACAATTCCACAAGGTTTTAGGGGTCAGCTGGGATTTGAAATCTGATGAACTTTTGCCGCTTGCTGGTGTGGATGATATTATGCCCAAGACACTTACGAAAAGAGAAGTGCTTTCCTTGTTGTCTAAGATTTATGACCCAAGTGGACTTGTGAGCCCAGTTGTTACTCCACTGAAGATTATTGTCCAGGATTTATGGAAAGAGAAGGTTGGATGGGATGAGGAAGTTAACCAGGAATTTCGAAGCCGGGTTGGGGAAGCTTTGAAAGGTTTCTCTGGTGGAAACCATCTTAGAATCAACCGATGGTTGGGCGTAACACCGTCGCTGCAAGAATACACAAGAGTGTCGCTTCATGTCTTCACTGACGCATCGTCCAGAGCCTATGCTGCAGCAGCCTACCTTCAGGTAACTGACGCTGAAGAAAAAGTAACAGTAAATCTCGTTGCCTCGAAGTGCCGACTCGCTCCGCCAAATGGAGAAATAATACCTCGTCTTGAACTGCTTGGTGCGCTACTTGGAGCTCGACTTCTGAATTCCCTGAGGAAAGAGTACAAGGATTTTCTCAAAATTGATGCGGAATTCCTATGGTCGGATTCTAGTGTTGTTCTAGCTTGGATAAATCAGGGACCACGGGTGGGTGGAGTGTTTGTGGCCAACCGAGTGGAGGAGATTACAGCTGTAGGAGGAGTGTGGTCTTGGGTCCCAACAGATGAAAACCCTGCCGACCTACCCACTCGAGGAACAACAGTGTCACAGTTATCGGTCCGTAAGATTTGGTGGAATGGCCCTTACTGGTTAAATGGGCCGGAAACGGAGTGGCCGAAACATCCAAGGGATGACATAAATGTTACAATGGGGATGATGGCTATAACTGACAGCCCAAAGCCGGAGTATTTGGAGGACATTGTTGATCCTCAGCGAACAAGCAAATACCTTCGCACTTTGAAGAGTGTAGGGTGGATATTACGTTGGCGCAAGTCCACTAAGAACACTCAAACACTGCTGACCTTGGAGGAGTTGAAAGATGCCAAATCGGTCATTCTAAAACAAGTACAAACGAAGTTTTTCTGGGAAGAGTTGAAAGCATTGGAAAGTGGCCAATCAGTTCACAAACAGTCGAGTCTGATGTCCCTACACCCGTTCGTTGAGGATAGATTAATTAGAATGGGGGCCGCTTACAGCAGGTTGAAGCAACCTTTGAGGAACTCCATCCCGTCCTTGTTAAGAAGTGTGGTGTCATCGACCAGTTAG
- the LOC137968680 gene encoding uncharacterized protein: MFWPEFWDIFRVAVHDNIDIPPVQKFVYLKSLLTSEAAGYVANFKTEEANYGLAVERLQSRYGKDDVQRNRLMTKLADMKPIDQSNKAMRDTVDELCATVRALQVQGVTPDQYGALLMPLIESKLPKNWRLEWARQKTTVGKDTVTFSKSLEFLEQELEIRESADQSDEKSQTSKNKSTERGKSPLRTASGLMAKSVTCTFCKGSHTPKECSVPMSVEDRFNNVREGKACFR, encoded by the coding sequence ATGTTTTGGCCTGAATTCTGGGACATTTTCAGGGTAGCTGTGCATGATAACATTGATATACCTCCCGTACAGAAGTTTGTTTACCTAAAATCATTATTGACCAGTGAAGCAGCTGGATATGTTGCTAACTTTAAAACAGAAGAAGCAAACTACGGACTTGCTGTAGAGCGCCTTCAGTCACGCTATGGTAAGGACGACGTACAAAGGAACCGCCTCATGACAAAGTTAGCAGACATGAAACCAATTGATCAGTCAAACAAGGCGATGAGAGATACAGTAGATGAACTTTGTGCAACTGTTCGAGCGCTTCAAGTACAAGGAGTTACTCCGGATCAATATGGAGCTTTATTGATGCCTTTGATTGAATCAAAGCTACCCAAGAACTGGAGATTGGAGTGGGCCCGACAGAAAACAACTGTGGGAAAGGACACCGTCACCTTCTCAAAATCGTTAGAATTCTTGGAACAGGAACTGGAAATCCGGGAGAGTGCCGACCAGTCAGATGAGAAGAGCCAAACATCTAAGAATAAATCTACGGAAAGGGGAAAGTCACCGTTGCGGACTGCGTCAGGTTTAATGGCTAAATCTGTGACCTGCACCTTCTGCAAGGGTTCACACACTCCTAAAGAGTGCTCCGTACCGATGTCAGTTGAGGATCGCTTCAACAACGTCAGAGAAGGCAAGGCTTGCTTTCGTTGA